From a region of the Nothobranchius furzeri strain GRZ-AD chromosome 12, NfurGRZ-RIMD1, whole genome shotgun sequence genome:
- the LOC139062191 gene encoding spectrin alpha chain, non-erythrocytic 1-like isoform X2 produces the protein MSDLSAYGSSIQALKEQAQSCRDLKANESRLRDINKVASELESEGLMAEEAPMVQAQDEADSNTASPWKTVRLGVQTTANFNSIKVRGSSSLPV, from the exons atgtcggacctgtcggcttacggcagcagcatccaggccctgaaggagcaggcccagtcctgcagg gacctgaaggccaacgagtcccgcctgagggacatcaacaaggtggcatctgaactggagtcagaaggtctgatggctgaggaggctcctatggttcaggctcag gatgaagccgactctaacacggcgtcaccctggaag accgtacggttgggcgttcagacgacggctaactttaattccatcaaggtaagaggaagctcttcccttcctgtctga
- the LOC139062191 gene encoding spectrin alpha chain, non-erythrocytic 1-like isoform X1, whose amino-acid sequence MSDLSAYGSSIQALKEQAQSCRDLKANESRLRDINKVASELESEGLMAEEAPMVQAQQQKHLGSAPGKDEADSNTASPWKTVRLGVQTTANFNSIKVRGSSSLPV is encoded by the exons atgtcggacctgtcggcttacggcagcagcatccaggccctgaaggagcaggcccagtcctgcagg gacctgaaggccaacgagtcccgcctgagggacatcaacaaggtggcatctgaactggagtcagaaggtctgatggctgaggaggctcctatggttcaggctcag caacaaaaacatctgggttctgctcctggaaag gatgaagccgactctaacacggcgtcaccctggaag accgtacggttgggcgttcagacgacggctaactttaattccatcaaggtaagaggaagctcttcccttcctgtctga